A single Lolium perenne isolate Kyuss_39 chromosome 6, Kyuss_2.0, whole genome shotgun sequence DNA region contains:
- the LOC139832627 gene encoding uncharacterized protein, translating into MMLWRKPLYKRNFYSCSVYVLQEQQALHYELHKNIALQRRVTLNQAENIRTLKDENAELTKQLADAQASSELENLRSSYQDLETKLKEAELKREQAEKQLAEKNSEHIREKGELLLKKNADSETIKRQQKELNGLRKYMETAEHYWDMLNENILGWKLGIVLKRHQSCLPEDKSEVFPFPT; encoded by the exons atgatgctttggAGAAAACCACTTTACaagcggaatttttactcctgctctgtctatgttttacaggaacagcaggcgctgcactatgagctgcacaagaacattgcgcttcagcgccgcgttactctgaatcaggcggaaaatatccggactctgaaggatgagaatgcggaactgaccaagcaactggcggacgcccaag cctcatctgaacttgagaacctgcgctcctcgtaccaagatttggaaacgaaattaaaggaggcggaactaaagagggagcaggccgagaagcagctggcggagaaaaactccgaacatatcagggaaaagggcgagctgttgctgaagaaaaatgctgacagcgaaaccatcaagaggcagcagaaagagctcaatggtctccggaaatatatggagaccgcggagcaTTACTGGGACAtgctcaacgagaacatcttgg GTTGGAAATTAGGAATTGTATTAAAAAGACATCAGTCATGCCTACCAGAAGACAAGTCTGAAGTGTTCCCTTTTCCAACTTAG